The Silene latifolia isolate original U9 population chromosome 4, ASM4854445v1, whole genome shotgun sequence region taaaTGCACGGAAACGGTATATAAAACGCtatgaaaggagttataaaaaTGTATATAAAAGTGGTACATcattggtgaccccaatcatttctctattctcgattgaaaatcacatttagaaactatttttgactagtctcccaaaccatttgaaagggaatcttttggtgtgtgtgaatcttgtattcaaagcaagttaattcatgactttttctggaaaaggattatgaatagagcaagatattcgccctatttacactttgaagtgtatggtcgaatacaatttcaatcagagaaggttattacttcttcttctcttttaccgACGAACTAGATaaatacttggtatccacttaatgaggtgagAAGAGAATTtttttgaataagttcaatcaattcttcttatgaagtataaaaaccaaagtattagtacttcgTTTAGAATGAGATTAATAAAGTcatgacttttatctgcaccaaaaagagtgtgatatggtatcacaagttcacttgcattacgatatgattgaatctttacattgtAGTTGGGGGTAGTTTCTGTTAcaaaatttgtctggcatttaaattttccgctaatataaaacatggttaaagaaattatctacttttcatatgagatatggttaggcatggtacttaaattgtagcttgtttcgatagtaaaaaTGTGccctctcttcctacatgatcacaagaacaaagggtttgtggctcgtgatgttgtctattaaagaaaagaggattatttcttaaagacagagtgggagaaaatggtcaagagccacaaactgagattaagacgtaggaagatgttccttcttggtcaaaatcagtagaAATTTATTCGAAACTTAATTTAATAGGAGTCATGTTACCTTTTGAAAGTAACGAACCTGTTAAAAGATCTTAGATCCTAATTAGAAtctctaattaaaaataaattatctcataattttatgttttgatgatctatgtaacatgcatgcaaatataaaagcatattaattaaagattaaggaaatagaatttccttacattgatttgatggttaatatgggcacaatcaagatctcctaccttgattgttcttgcgCTAATGAAagatggaagatcctcctttacCAAATCTCCAAATTAGAAGAACTCCTTCAagaagcacccaagaacaaaatactcaataatctaacaaatataaactagatacttgttaaattaaacccttgataatatgtaaataatactaataaacttagtattattaatattaatactaactagtcttagtaaAATGATATtattaatttttagagagataagaaATTTTCTTACACTTTCtatcacatgcaaaagttcaAGTAAGTAAAATGAACAAATGATAGAGTGTATATGGAGGGGGTGGCTGGTTAGGGTGAGAGGGAGTGGAGTGTTTTTGGCTCTTTTTTATGTCCAATACTTTATCACATAGAATAGAACAAAAGGTAATCTTAGGGAAGAGGATAAAgcaaaagtgaaatgattatgtttataatcatccacttacactctatttacacggtccaatgtcccacttccgggtccattttggttctaatatttgtcgcacaaatacgtgtaattttacttcaaacatcgttttatgtttaaatatttcccaattaattttgtccaaaacactccgtaaatatacgtgtaccgctacacatatgatttacgtactaatattaatcacattaatcaattagtacaattttagtgaattaacaattaattaactaaaacccgtctcataaaatttattattcaattatcgcataattaaataataacagctccgcctcgagttcgcaactcgaaatctctctaaaagaatcgactaaccttttagtcaataaatcaagggactaaataaattgtatctcatacaattaattagttgtcaattgggatttgttcctttaggtgtgaccgaaaggggtcagttgatcaccgccgtctcacgacaataacgtcaaactctagtcagccaaccgttatctatttacgttaatcaactgaagatgatcataaaataaatatccttatgatattcctttaatgagatttatgatgtaaacgcactattgtggaggacactaactacaacaatctcccacttgtccaacaCAAGGTGTgcactaccaattctcttgtccgttttaatctcccactcaatacaaggtgtctttcaggtcgcacttgcacatgaacatatcgcgagtggttttctcgatcgggagtctgaCTACAAAACCAGAAAAATCTCCCAcggattacttccgagcgtggccacgcatttatagtcacaactcctcgagtggccttgagatatagaaacccaacgtgggtggacaattcatgtatGCCATATCTATCTTCGCTcaatacagatcatcatgactcagaagatgccctttggcctcctcTCACggtacgacctaggacaaaaaccaaagtcactcggaaactgcactgacttggataatagtctccagtcaaaagaatcgactcataggaacatcttagagatccctgccacgaccaggcgtctataatagaactaagggactctctaaatggtcactgtccggcgaagtgtcacacactctgtctatgtaatcgactagtcatcacgtatgacctcatggtgttgaacaaccatcaatcgacttacaatctagtcactccgagacgtcacctcataaagtgactagggacaaatacaatgttcatcttattcacttgaatagtgttcaacattgtctccacaacgtattcagataaacaaggtattataaatttattcacactaaataaaagaattcataaaagaatgcttaaacaatgaatgcgattatcatatatataaaaagtgatacactatccaattattacatatccataatctaaagaaaatctggtactcgtctcaatcccattgcgtcGACATGACCATTATggttagcctttgataaaggcttggttaaaggatcagcaatattatcgtctgtcccaaccttacaaacgtcaatttccttcctttccacataatctctaattatatggtatttcctttcaatgtgtctagatttattactagacttcggctctttggcttgaaaaatagccccactgttatcacaatatagagtgatcggatctttggcggaatggactactcctagtccctccatgaattgccgaatccaaacagcttcctttgtagcctcagacgctgctaggtactcagcctctgttgtagaatccgcggtaacgctttgcttgaagcttgatgtgactcttaattgcgcacatttagtcccctagttaaacctattttgcatactattatagcatttcatgaccattttatccgtcaattccttcctattttgctttcctattgcattgtatatgtcttgtaggaaagaagataatgaggcggaatttccgtcttccgtgcatatttggaagcttgttgacgatctttgatggactagtatgaagatgaggcaagaacgatgaccaaggatgtaggaataaagagtatatagaaggatcataggcttaaaagcaaggatgacgagaaggaagccattacataaAAAATTGCTCGGAAACCAAACCAAGAATtgcttgtttggctctgaaagtatgctagatgaaacggcgtcgaaaaatcaagtggtctaggcttttgaattacTCCAagaggagtccggatgaggaaatgacgtccgttttacaatccgaggtcaagtAAAGCGGGATACTCCTCAACGCGCTCGGGACAaaatcaacccgctcgggttgaggctcaggatgctcgtatttcgctcgggacgagcggattgttggaCAGAaggcttttccttgctacgtgattcGCGCATATCCCTcgagacttgcatttccctactcaacacttagcattgttatttacaaatctacccttgcttaacctaatgatgtaccactatatatactccatttgtaataattaaaggatcaagttttcttagattagattaagtcCTCTTAGAGTAGATTAatccttcattaggagtagattagaatagattaatctcaattattccacaaaattacatattaatctttccttaatcattattcaagtttattattattgggtaattgaagattattgggttattattggagaattgacaaatcttcatcaatcaatcaagttctcttcttttattctttgcttttttggatcatctcaagtaggtataatctcctttactcttatttaattaatgttaatcattttcattcattcatcatgttttactttgttaatatgattgacaactttattagcatgttgaacttgataatgagtgagtagtttccttagctagggttaatgggtaattaagggaaaccaacatgggaatgattcatgcttaatctaatatgttcacataatttatttgcttgcttgttgtgatttcaacttatgcacatgttatgtttgataaaatgcgagtctatgaatccttgcatttttttacccatcacttatcttttcaatgaagcttgtaagacataaaccaactcgagcctcattagaccatgcatatagttgaataggaaggattaagtcgacttgtaggtgttgtacaatctaatcgattcggctccgggacccaaaccttcttagggattggaagatatacactaactcgatcccatcacaacaataaatgcttgctatataattgagaacatgtttgtatgatcaactcccatgattcccctatgaacccatgatatcctagcacttttagtcatttgtttacatcttcccttttgttgcttgtttactttccattgctttccttagattagaatcatcaactcattacaattgtgacaaccccaagcacaaccataattagattgaacaatttgagtacccccgtcccatggatcgacctcgacttaaccactaactagttgtttgttgagaaatataaatgtgtttgattgagagccccaacgaccaatgttgttaaaatcgcgatccggatcgtaggatcgtacaaTCCTACGATCCAAAAAGTGGAAAACGATTCAAATCGTCGTAGGATCGTTTTGATGGTAGGATCGGTATAGGATCGGTCATGATCGGGTAGGATCGGATTGGATCGTACAGGATCGTGTAGGATCGATGGTAGGATCGTTCAGGATCGTAAAATGGTTATTTGTGCAACAAATTTGTGAGTTGGTTGTTCTTCTATACTTACAGCTCTAAATTAAAGGTATATGTAATATATTGATATGATTATTAAGATTTTCATGTCATTAAATAAACTTTTTAACATTATACATCACAAATTATACCAAATAGTTTACATAAACTTGTTTATCCAAGCtatttgtaggatcttacgatcctacgattcgaTCCTGCGATCCGATCCTACCACCCCTCTTCGATCCAAAGTAGGAtctcgatcctgacaacattgccaATGACAcactcatcaaaatggcgccgttgccggggacggtgttgtgtatttgaatcgttcttttgtctaattttagttgtgcttcttcttgaggaatcttggttccttgaggattttatttcttgtacttgttctatttcatttgaTCAACATGTCTactttcactttttggcaatatgaaaacgagtcatttgataagtatattgcaagatttgaagattatatgactcatgcttggcatcatggttttactcttttaaattatgaagcatgttgtgttgtttataatggcatgaaccttgaaacccgcaacttggcatttcacttgagtggtggtaggatttgtgagatgagttgtgaggaatttttggaatttgttgagttcatgaccacccattgtcttaagcaaactatacatgacatacttgagagtgccaaggaaggtatggaagcgataaaaaccacatttcaaaaattcattgaggaaaactatgatgtaaatgagatttgtgagaatgagacaccttcctataaccttgagcctacCCACTATGTccacaaatttgcccctccttgggaagatggtgtgatagatgaagagagtgatgatgaggaggaatacattcttgattttgaaaccaatgcttggatgccgtcaccttactcttcttgtgcaacaatgaacccaacttccatgaaatttgattttaatgggcaaagtgagagtgatatggatgtgaacttgagtgaaaactcaccctttgaggatgatatattagagggagacaattgtgttgaacttggtgagccttgttatgacaactcctttgataatggaccttgttgggatgaagaatatgaggacatttgggaacctcaAATAGACAATCTTgaaatcaccttagatgataatgagagtacttacattaaatgtggtgattttgactatttggaggataagttgagtgaattgccaaccgactacccatttcatgttcctaccatccatcacatctcttatgatttttgtcatcacattcttcacatgcttgttcggtcttttacttgggcattatttcattgcataatcttgtgttgttatccatgcctatttatatTTCACTCCCAaaaatttgaccgacttctacgtgctttgagtgctagtgataattttctatgaaattgttaattgacaatctttggtttgatggagttcctcaataaccattaaattgtatatatgcatttagtgtaattttgcattcattcattcatttaataaattgcatgagagatgaaagggagggatctcatattttaattgagctttttgaaggaaattaatgaaaatgagaagatggaaaatgtaaagaaatgaagaaaatggagattttgggcTTGTGAGCACCTTTGTTATCattaaaaaggtgttgggtcGAAATTTTTGGAAATCTGCGCATCCCGAGTTCAATCCGCGCGGATTgaaagacaaaaaaaaagaaaaagctcCCTGCctgaaaatccgagcggattctgaagaaAACGCGCGTCTTAGctttcaacccgagcgggttcatcTCAACCCGAGCGTGTCCAGCAGCAACCCGAGCGGGACATTTCTTACCCGAGCAGGTTCAGCACGGATTTGCATATTATGTTCAGATTCCGGGCAGATTCATTTTAAGCCACCCGTGTCCAGCCACTAGCCCGTGTAATGTCTTTGTTTTCAGCCACACCTTTGCTCTACACTCAAAtctcacctaccatcttcatcttctaccttcaagctcaaccccaactcacaaaactcacccaaataaccatcaaatccaaccaaatcaccatcaaattactctaaaaatcattctaatccatttctacacaataaaaaccaactttccaaccttctacatactcaaaatcacccattttcatcattttaAAAATTAGAGCTCCAAAAATCCGTGAGCTACAAATTGTttttcgggtttgatttttgccttctagcttcactACATTGCTTCTAGTGTTCTAATAAGGCATATTCAAGGTTGTTTGGCTCTTATTTGTGGAGATTTGAAGCATTCTTGAGTGGTGATACTTGGTGGATTTCAAGACTACAACAATGAGTTTTTAGGGCAAGAGTAAGACTACTACTACTAAGGGATCAAAGAGGAGACAAGGAAGCAATTCTAATGCTCCACCGGAGTtccaaatgcaagaagaggagctagtactggagattgagcaacttgatgattTCCCGGAGGTAGTATTCATCAAAAAATGAGCATAGGGGGCGATTTTTGAAACTACTTGGTAAGGAATTCGAGCCTACTCGTTTCATTTGTCGTCAAATtttggataaacttggtattgaagAAACTACTTGGTAAGGAATTCGAGCCTACTCGTTTCATTTCTCCATTTGTCGGCGACTGTCATCACCCATATTCTCATCCCCACTGATGACAGAAATCCTCCATCCCCCACCGTCATTAACTAACCTTTGGTACCACTACTTGTCGGAGCTCCGATTATCCTTCAATTTCATCAACGCATCATCACCGAGCAACTCCTACACCTCTCATACTACATTTTCAATTTTCCTACTCCTTTCTCATTTTAATCtttctaattttagtctacaTTCTACATTCCAACATTATTAGATTTACTACCTTCTTATTTCCTCCTAACTTTGTTTATCAATCAAATTCATCATCACCCAGATCTGGGTTATTCTTGTAAAACAATAAAGATTACATCTTTCTCCATTGATTCCGGCCGAAAGGAACAATCATGGAAACACCGACCTCGCGGCGGAGCCCGTCTCCGCATTTTCCAAGAGGGGTAAATAAATCAACAGCAggagcaacaacaacaacgacaacaatcACTCAATTGGGTTCATCAAAGATAGATTGTGGGCGGGGTGGTAGGCCGTAGGGGGTTGCTTTTGGTGGGGTGGCGGATGATGGGTAGTAGAGCGAGTGAAGTTATAgattattgtaaatggaggatgGTGAAGTTAATGGAGAATGATGGATGACgaagtgatgaggaggaaggTGGATTGGTTGGTGTTAATGGAGATGAAGAAGTGGTTGGTGTTAATGGAGAATGAAAGAAGGAATGACgtataaaaagaaaataaaggaaGGGGAGGGAGGGATAAGGTGACATGAAGCTACCAGTGAAAAAATTGAGTAAGTTTGTTCCGGGAAGGAAAGGGGATATAAGGGATTAAATTCGAATAACTTAAAAGAGGGAGTGTTATTTGCAGGGCACCCATAAGATGGATTATTCACATGAATTAATCCTAATTTATTTAAGTTTACCCCTCTTTTACATATGATGTAATCACCGGTTTTTCTATATAATACCCTCGTATTTTTTCGAATTTTACATGGTATCCCTCGTTTTTTAAAAACATTATTGGTACCACTAAACTTAATGAAATGCCCTCAGAATACCCATAACGCACTACTCCGCCTCTTTTAAACGTTTTGTATGCAAGTTATATTGATCTTTAGACAATAATTTGTCATACCATTAACATAAATATTATTGTTTCCTTAACATATTCTCTTAACAAAATTAACTATTCAAAAACTcgatttttaaaataattaagtaTTTAAGTCATAAGAATAATCATTCGGTGGCCTTTTAACCTACTGATTTTAGAGAAAATAATGGTTCAAGAATCAAGAGTGGTATTAGGTTATTGTCTACCGGCTACTTAGAGAAAAGGCCACACCGCCGTCCACCTACCCGTCACCTGCCACCCATAATGACTACTGCCAATACCATCCAATACCCTTTTGCTTCCACCTTACTCTGAATACTCTACCATTCCCTTGTCCGTATGACCCTTTTTGTCTTCATTCCAAGTTTCCAATACCACATCACTCTCAAGAGTGTATCTTTACTGAATAGGGTACGGTCGTACATACCACACAGCTAAGCGATCTATTTCAGGAATAGGGCGacaaaaatacaaattcttaTGAGTTGGTTACATGATAAGATTATCATAATACCAAcccatataatgaaataaaaagaaGTCGTACACCAATATATTTGAGATTCTCCAAATTCAGGCTAGCCACACACCCGTCTTGAACGTAGAGCATTACGATGACATCCTAAAATAACTAGCTTAATTTTCATATCCAAACAAAAACTAAGTAGCTAGACAAGGCTTTGAGACAAAATATTTGCTAACTTCATTGCTTTCAATACCAAAGGAAGCTCATGCAACAAATATCAATTCCAGCAGGGGGAAAAAAGGAATACACTGAATATACCTGAGTTACACTAGCCATCTTTGAGATTGACTGTCGAAATTTATCTACAAACCCGACAAAGGACAACTCTAAAAAAAAGGTGTTAGAAACATCAACTAAGGGTTCCTATGTGTATTATACCTTCATAACTTAAACTGATGGTATACCGGAGCTGGGCATGATAAAACACAGCTTCGCAAAATGTACAAAAGACCCCCCTGCTAAAATGACATACTTCTGTGTTCTGATTTTAATAGTAGCTTCAAGCTTTTCTGTAGGCCCTCTTTCAAGAGGACAAAGGCGGGAAATCCTCGTCGTCTTTTAGCTGATAAAACTTATCTGAGAGCCTACATATATCAACACAGTTCATAAGAAACGATGATTTTCATTCAGGTTGAGAAAAAAGGTTCTAAGAGTACCTGCTATTGTTGAAAACAATGACGGGAGGCTCTACAATTGGGTTTCCTTCAGAAGGATCAGGATCTAGAGCCCCACAAGTTTCAATTTCTGGCAATGGGTTTTCACAAGCTTGAACAAATCCATTGGTTTCTCTGTAGATCTTTCCCATCGAAGAACTTTCATGGTAGTCGTAAAATTTAGGCCTCCCAATACCCTGACGAACGGGGACCTGAGTCGGTAAAATTCTATCGAAGAGCATTGGACCTCGGCCATTTACACGAGGGGATTTCAATTGGCCTTGGTACCTTCCCTTTGGAGAGGACCTATCCCTGTATGAGTGATGGTTCTGCAATGGAAAATGATCAAAATCACTCCAAGGAAAGAAAGATACAGGAAATAAACAAGTTCAGGCAATCACACAATTCTTGTTTGCGGAAGTCTCATAAAAATGATATCATGAGACCTCCTATTTTATGATCCATGGGGTAGTGTATTCTTTGTGCTGGTAGGAGAATGGGTATTATCCGGTATCTGGGTATGCACTTTAGACTAACATAAAGCCGTCTTTTAAGAGACTAATTGCTGCAATCCTGACACTAAAATGGGTAGTAATAAAGATGCAAGTGGCAGGAAACAAAACTCATAATGGAATAGAAATGGCCACAAGACATAACAAACGAGTACTCCCTGCAACAAACAGCCAAAGACGTACATACCACAATTGGAAAATATGTTCCTAAGCCTCGTGCTGCTGGAGAATTAGACGGGAAGAAAGTAGGTCTCTGGATCACGCCATTGACACTCATTTGAGGGACCACATCCTGCCTTAACTGCACCGTTTGATGCAATGGGTCCCACGAGACATTCGGCTGGAACATAGAAGGCTGGACCAAATGTATGGGTTGCTGTATAGGCATTGCTAATCCCTGATCGTACAACCACTGGCCATAATGTAAATTATCCAGATGACAGTCAACATCACCGGAGAGATCAGGAAGCAGGTTCACAATTTCATGTCTTCCTCTCAAATGTCCATCATCATTGCGTAGTTGACTACTATTCTGCTCCCACGTCAAAAAGCCATTGCTCTCTAGATGAGTCAAACTAGAATCTTTATGTTGCTCCTCATCCAAATGACCATTTTCCATTTTACCATTCTCCAAAGAGTGAGAAAAATAATGATGACGTGGAGATGGCAAGTCAACCGACAGCGATTTTTTATTCCCTAATAATTCAGAAGGGCAAAATTCATCACCTTGATCTGATATTCTAAGATCCTGGAAATTAGAGATTGCGAGCTCATTTGCATCCCCAGCAAGCTCTTTAAAACCTTCTTTGTGCTCAGATATAGCTCCTTCTATGTTTGTTACATCTTCCCTAAAGTTGCCAAGTCTAACATGTGCGTTCTCAAAAGTTACCCTACTTTCACTTGATTGGTTATCACAATCGACAGAATTTTTTTCATGAGGGTTAATCTGATCTCGATATGGTCCATCAAAAGGAAGCAACATTTCAGAATTAAACCTATTTGGGCTAGACAATTGGAGGTGGTCCTGAACATCAGGTCTTTGCCCATTTCCATGTCTCTCTAGTGTGTTGGCAAAAAACTTCCGAACTTCTTCAGATACATTTTCTGGAGATTGAAACAAGATTTGTCCCAGCTTCCGAGCTCCATAAGAGAAAGCACTCCTTATGCGAAAGAAGTTACCTACACACAATTGATGAGAGATTTTCAACTCCCACAACTCAATGGGAAGAGGGGAGAGAAGATAGACAAAAAGACTGAAAGAGTACAAAACACAGAATCTTTGAGAGGTCAAGTTGTTGCCAAAAGCTTAACATTAATCAAAGCAATCCATGACCAGGCTTCTCACAGATTATACAAAACAACTACCATTTGTTTGGATGGAGACATTTGAATGGAAAGGAAGGGAAataatttcttttgttttctttcatACCCCCCACCCCACCCCCAGTGTTAAGGTAAGAAATTTAATGTGATCCTTGTCATACcagaaataaaatgaaaatggaGAGTATTTATACTTCTGTGAAAtgcaattttttatataaaaagacTGATAATTTGTTATAGTAAAATCATGTTCAAAACGAGCTGTGCTCATTGTAAACATGCCAGCCATCATAATAAAATATCAAGGTGTCGAAAATTAAAATTGGATGTTATATAAAGTCGTCAAAGAGTTTCTGGTCAAAGAGTTTTCGGATTGGCTAATTGGTAATAGAACGGTTGAACTTTTGCAACCATCCCAGAGAACAACTCGTTTAATCATAATATGTTTTGCCCCCTGTCCTGATTGAAGATAAATTTACCATATTATTGATAAAAAAGAAAACGCTATATAAAACACagaatcattttttttattatactCGTAACAGCATCGCAGGGCCTTAGTTACTTATATATAAGCTTTACCCTAAAGGCCCTAAACATTAAAACTCACGTGCTTAAAAATATAAGAAATCATCAAAAGATAAAACTCCTGGGCATTGAGCCTATCCAAGTTATCAGGTAACGGCAATAATAGGAAGCAAAATGCATCTTCCACAGACCACAACACATATCTATATGACTGATAACCAAAACCAAAAGATTTTATAGTAACCAAATAAGCAATCAACCAGACAAATAGGTTCTACACTACATAGAGTGCCATTGACAAATAAAATTAACAGTTCTAATATATTATTCAATTACAAAAAGTTATCAGCATGAAGCATTTAAGGATGTTAACAACAAATGAAATCAAGAACCATTAACTACAAGGGAATGTCATGTACCTTTGCTTACACTCCGGCCAAGATTATTGTTCTCTTTTAGCGGATCAACTATATTGAGATGCTTCTGCATAAATGTTCTGTAATTTGTCTCTACTCCTCTGGAAGGCACAGAGAATTTTCTCACACATTCCCTCATGAAATCATCACTCAGCAAAACTTCCCTGCCACTGGTTTCTGGTCTCTCCACTGAAAAGTCCAGGAGACAGTAAGAATGTGCAGAAACAGGGTGTAAAACAGTACCCAG contains the following coding sequences:
- the LOC141653596 gene encoding uncharacterized protein LOC141653596; the protein is MGDLREPNGVIWEESVVTLSSSSSVSSAAGRKVWSRAEVATQEIIRQVQPTVVSEERRRDVLDYVQRLLKGYLGCEVFPFGSVPLKTYLPDGDIDLTAFCGFNFEEAFASEVYSVLEAEDRNPAAKFVVKDVQYIRAEVKLVKCLVQNIVVDISFNQIGGLCALGFLEEIDRLIGKDHLFKRSIILIKAWCYYESRILGAHHGLISTYALETLVLYIFHLFHSSLNGPLAVLHKFLDYFSQFDWENLCVSLSGPVHVNSLPEIVVERPETSGREVLLSDDFMRECVRKFSVPSRGVETNYRTFMQKHLNIVDPLKENNNLGRSVSKGNFFRIRSAFSYGARKLGQILFQSPENVSEEVRKFFANTLERHGNGQRPDVQDHLQLSSPNRFNSEMLLPFDGPYRDQINPHEKNSVDCDNQSSESRVTFENAHVRLGNFREDVTNIEGAISEHKEGFKELAGDANELAISNFQDLRISDQGDEFCPSELLGNKKSLSVDLPSPRHHYFSHSLENGKMENGHLDEEQHKDSSLTHLESNGFLTWEQNSSQLRNDDGHLRGRHEIVNLLPDLSGDVDCHLDNLHYGQWLYDQGLAMPIQQPIHLVQPSMFQPNVSWDPLHQTVQLRQDVVPQMSVNGVIQRPTFFPSNSPAARGLGTYFPIVNHHSYRDRSSPKGRYQGQLKSPRVNGRGPMLFDRILPTQVPVRQGIGRPKFYDYHESSSMGKIYRETNGFVQACENPLPEIETCGALDPDPSEGNPIVEPPVIVFNNSRLSDKFYQLKDDEDFPPLSS